One Bacteriovorax sp. PP10 DNA window includes the following coding sequences:
- a CDS encoding DUF2252 family protein, with protein sequence MKKAIALTTGLMLLSNVALARTSSLQDINYNFDQTKVNASENSFFFLRSFVDYYFGVIAKNTDSLNIAKKAGSFNGWCVGDAHPENFGILIQDDNSTIFTMNDLDDSGPCPVAYDLLRILVSSRLYMPNISSQDILNSYSDGLKGKNAKIPDAILSMDKDATKAGMQIAAKKLQGNAFKRKSTMEEVGQNLKVQLTSLLQAQYKSENLRVLDMVATSKVGGGSGGLQRYEILITNTQNQLIQLELKELVAPSIVPVATAPIPDQNSRMKKTLQITQGDNSSHYYNVFNIQGKNMLLRPKFSGNMGVTLADSSDKDNKEIINFEAYILGRIHANSVNVKDYTKALDNMDSKNWEDDIGAFTNLFNKKYNELKQ encoded by the coding sequence ATGAAGAAGGCTATTGCACTTACTACTGGATTAATGCTTCTTTCAAACGTGGCACTTGCTAGGACAAGTTCACTTCAAGATATCAATTATAATTTTGATCAGACTAAAGTGAATGCCAGTGAAAACTCATTTTTCTTTTTAAGGTCTTTCGTTGATTATTACTTTGGAGTAATCGCTAAAAATACAGACTCGCTTAATATCGCTAAAAAAGCAGGTTCATTCAATGGCTGGTGTGTTGGTGATGCTCATCCCGAAAACTTTGGAATTCTTATTCAAGATGATAATTCTACTATTTTCACGATGAATGATCTGGATGATTCTGGGCCTTGCCCGGTTGCCTATGATCTACTTCGTATTCTGGTGAGTTCGCGTTTATATATGCCCAACATCAGTTCTCAGGACATTCTTAACTCCTACAGTGATGGATTAAAGGGAAAAAACGCAAAGATTCCCGATGCGATTCTATCAATGGATAAAGATGCAACGAAAGCAGGTATGCAAATCGCTGCTAAAAAACTTCAAGGAAATGCATTTAAGAGAAAAAGCACAATGGAAGAAGTTGGACAAAATCTCAAAGTACAACTCACTTCACTTCTTCAGGCACAATATAAAAGCGAAAACTTACGTGTATTAGATATGGTTGCGACTTCAAAAGTTGGAGGAGGCTCAGGTGGTCTTCAAAGATATGAAATTCTTATTACTAATACTCAAAATCAACTTATACAACTGGAGTTAAAAGAACTGGTCGCGCCTTCTATTGTTCCAGTTGCGACTGCTCCCATTCCTGATCAAAATTCTCGCATGAAAAAAACGCTACAAATTACTCAGGGAGATAATTCTTCTCATTATTATAACGTGTTTAACATTCAGGGAAAAAACATGTTACTTCGTCCTAAATTCTCTGGAAACATGGGTGTCACACTTGCTGACTCAAGCGATAAGGACAACAAAGAAATTATTAACTTTGAAGCCTACATCCTTGGACGCATTCACGCTAATTCTGTTAATGTAAAAGATTATACTAAGGCCCTCGACAATATGGATTCTAAGAACTGGGAAGATGATATCGGCGCCTTCACTAATTTGTTTAATAAAAAATATAATGAACTAAAGCAATAA
- a CDS encoding lactonase family protein, with protein sequence MKTLKLILPLFICLIGCSPKNFSIPNPMPMPIPIPKTQVMYVLNSADNTIGQWKIGSDGTLTTLAPSIATDDYPRAMAMDEQHNSLYVANIGSQTITQYKTGVDGTLSELTTPIASSAFTESLVMSLDHRFLYSLGYDGNISQYSLGSDGELTLLNNWTYPNNPVAMTFSSSGKFAYMVNDAITDISQYRVAADGSFTPLTPATVSSRGCPSGPILSAQSKSGIDFIYVLSCSTDEIEAYSVANDGTLHSEQVVSTGALPSHMTISGNFLYTTNMADSTVSMFTIGSNGLLQASTQAAVAVGTQLESIVVDGTGKFAYVMDYVEDKIFPLSLGTDGIMTPFTSGGVQSGAGPRKALIKSL encoded by the coding sequence ATGAAAACACTAAAACTTATTTTACCATTGTTCATTTGCTTAATCGGATGCAGCCCAAAAAATTTTAGCATCCCAAACCCAATGCCAATGCCAATCCCCATTCCAAAAACACAAGTGATGTATGTGCTAAATTCTGCCGACAACACAATCGGTCAGTGGAAAATAGGAAGTGATGGAACATTGACGACGTTAGCTCCATCAATCGCGACTGACGATTACCCAAGAGCGATGGCCATGGATGAACAACACAACAGCTTGTATGTGGCAAATATTGGGAGCCAAACAATTACACAATATAAAACTGGAGTAGATGGAACTTTATCTGAATTAACAACGCCAATTGCTTCAAGTGCATTTACAGAATCCCTCGTGATGTCTCTAGATCATCGCTTTCTTTATTCACTTGGATATGATGGAAATATTTCTCAATATAGTTTGGGATCAGATGGAGAACTGACTCTTTTAAACAATTGGACTTATCCTAACAATCCCGTAGCAATGACTTTTTCTTCGTCGGGAAAGTTCGCTTATATGGTAAACGATGCGATCACAGATATTTCTCAATATAGAGTAGCGGCAGATGGTTCTTTTACTCCATTAACTCCGGCGACAGTATCCTCGCGCGGCTGTCCTTCGGGACCAATCTTATCGGCACAATCAAAAAGTGGAATTGATTTCATTTATGTTCTTAGTTGCTCAACAGATGAGATTGAAGCTTATTCTGTTGCTAATGATGGAACGCTTCACTCAGAGCAAGTCGTGAGCACAGGAGCTCTACCATCACATATGACGATTTCTGGAAACTTTCTTTATACAACGAATATGGCAGATAGCACTGTCTCGATGTTCACTATCGGAAGTAATGGATTGTTACAAGCGAGCACTCAAGCTGCAGTGGCCGTAGGCACTCAACTAGAGTCTATAGTTGTTGATGGCACTGGTAAATTTGCTTACGTTATGGATTATGTCGAAGATAAGATTTTTCCACTTAGCTTGGGGACTGACGGAATAATGACTCCTTTTACTTCGGGTGGTGTTCAAAGTGGGGCCGGGCCTAGGAAGGCGTTGATTAAAAGTCTTTGA
- a CDS encoding DUF2914 domain-containing protein, with protein MKWTEQFSEFRKKNEAKLDITFFICGFVFDAWMVAFPDEPLVILQQALYLFIIAMLIHYELLFRLEKWHPSNFAVKIWPYQNFALHFCLGTLLNVYSLFYIKSASIFSSAAFLFLMILMIFMNELPFVKKSTKVNLKVGLYSICLFSFFSIVYPLIFGFIGLVPFCFSVLSTLAILFVQLRSLRNLVTEPGLLFHAIFAPVVTVVIIFTSFFFLGLIPPVPLSVKEQGIYHKLEKRDSHYYLYAEMDENSFWDFGKTTFHAEPGDKIYFYSQIFSPGRISDKVIVHWFRKNNKGDWENMDKVPVAIRGGREEGFRAFTFKSNFDAGEWKILVETSSGAEISRLYFNVVKVDQAPSRTFKVLER; from the coding sequence ATGAAATGGACAGAACAATTCTCAGAATTTAGAAAGAAAAACGAAGCTAAACTTGATATCACATTTTTTATATGTGGATTTGTTTTTGACGCCTGGATGGTTGCCTTCCCAGATGAGCCTCTAGTCATACTTCAACAAGCTTTATACTTATTTATTATCGCCATGCTTATTCATTATGAATTGCTTTTCAGGCTAGAGAAATGGCACCCTTCAAATTTTGCTGTGAAGATTTGGCCCTACCAAAACTTTGCCCTTCATTTCTGCCTAGGAACTTTGCTTAATGTCTATTCCCTATTCTATATAAAAAGTGCCTCAATATTCAGTAGTGCAGCTTTTCTCTTCTTAATGATCCTCATGATTTTCATGAACGAGCTGCCCTTTGTAAAAAAATCAACAAAAGTTAACTTGAAAGTCGGCCTCTATTCAATTTGCCTATTCTCGTTCTTCTCTATTGTTTATCCACTTATCTTCGGATTCATTGGATTAGTGCCCTTTTGTTTTTCTGTTTTGAGTACTCTTGCAATTTTATTTGTGCAATTAAGATCATTACGAAATTTAGTAACAGAGCCCGGCTTACTCTTTCATGCGATCTTTGCTCCAGTTGTTACAGTAGTGATTATTTTTACAAGCTTCTTTTTTCTAGGCTTGATTCCACCTGTTCCCCTAAGTGTAAAGGAACAGGGTATTTATCATAAGCTGGAGAAGAGAGATTCTCATTATTATCTGTATGCTGAAATGGATGAAAATAGTTTTTGGGATTTTGGTAAAACAACTTTCCACGCTGAGCCAGGTGATAAAATTTATTTTTATTCACAAATTTTTTCTCCAGGGAGAATTTCAGATAAAGTTATCGTTCACTGGTTTAGAAAGAATAATAAGGGCGATTGGGAAAATATGGATAAGGTTCCAGTTGCGATTAGAGGCGGCCGCGAAGAAGGATTTAGGGCCTTTACATTTAAATCTAATTTTGATGCTGGAGAATGGAAAATTCTTGTTGAGACAAGTTCAGGAGCTGAGATCTCACGTCTTTATTTTAATGTAGTTAAAGTTGATCAAGCACCATCGAGAACGTTTAAGGTTTTGGAGCGATAA
- a CDS encoding alpha/beta fold hydrolase: MKTLLLSSLLTLSLTSLSLHAIEIPKGFRQEKIEINGFKMNVYKGGQGKPVVLLHGMGESALMWEPVMKALSSKYEIIVPDLRGGGLSEAPETGYSKVEMAADVKTLLDHYNINKAHIVGHDIGLMVAYAFAAKYPESTQTLTVMDAFLPGVGPGDDIYNSPDIWHFRFYGKNAENLVKGREKQYLDHLWVSFSANPASFPDAKKNYFAKQYAAPGHMRAAMNWFKAFPQDAKDNKELSKTLLRMPVLSIGGEKAMGMPLAATMKIVAPHAEGITLKNTGHWLMEENPVATVEALEIFLDKAN, encoded by the coding sequence ATGAAAACATTACTACTATCTAGCCTACTAACTCTTAGCTTAACTAGCTTATCTCTTCACGCGATTGAAATCCCAAAAGGGTTTCGCCAGGAAAAAATTGAGATCAACGGTTTTAAAATGAACGTCTATAAAGGCGGTCAAGGAAAGCCAGTTGTTCTTCTTCATGGAATGGGTGAATCGGCCCTAATGTGGGAACCAGTGATGAAAGCACTTTCATCAAAATACGAAATCATTGTCCCCGATCTTCGTGGTGGTGGATTAAGTGAAGCGCCAGAAACTGGATACTCTAAAGTTGAAATGGCAGCAGATGTAAAAACATTGCTTGATCATTACAACATTAATAAAGCCCATATTGTGGGTCATGACATCGGCCTTATGGTTGCCTATGCTTTTGCTGCAAAATACCCTGAGAGCACTCAGACACTTACTGTAATGGATGCATTCCTACCTGGTGTTGGACCTGGAGATGACATTTACAACAGCCCAGACATTTGGCACTTTAGATTTTATGGAAAAAATGCAGAGAATTTAGTGAAAGGCCGTGAGAAACAATACCTCGATCACTTATGGGTTTCGTTCTCAGCAAATCCTGCAAGCTTTCCTGATGCTAAAAAGAATTACTTCGCAAAACAATACGCAGCTCCTGGACACATGAGAGCAGCAATGAATTGGTTTAAAGCTTTCCCTCAGGATGCAAAAGATAATAAAGAACTTTCGAAAACTCTTTTAAGAATGCCAGTTCTGTCTATTGGTGGTGAAAAAGCGATGGGAATGCCACTTGCAGCTACAATGAAAATCGTAGCACCTCATGCAGAAGGGATCACTCTTAAGAATACTGGGCACTGGTTAATGGAAGAAAATCCAGTTGCGACTGTTGAAGCGCTGGAAATTTTTTTAGATAAAGCGAACTAA
- a CDS encoding LysR family transcriptional regulator — protein MKDNKGLIDLTQEGIIFYHVALLHGFRAAATHLGLSKSMVSSKVASLEGRLGRKLLFRSTRDVTLTPEGEIYFESCRVLFAASQKLQLSETGIQSGLAGNFTISAPTDFMSLMLIPLLHKFQLMHPKIRFNLVSADQVMNLEKNKIDLAIRAGADGDNHLFRTPFMKVNLGLYCKPSLLVGKKSEKDYLDLIKKEGVLAFRPGRESSFQLNGKTENVQLQSRFQVHDVLSLKSLVMAGSGIGILPEFSITNEVQSGELVQILPKAQFKVIPFVFLSGSKRKEDERLNSVIEFLIQEVTK, from the coding sequence ATGAAGGACAATAAAGGTCTGATTGACCTAACTCAAGAAGGTATCATTTTCTATCACGTGGCCCTGTTACATGGGTTTAGGGCGGCCGCTACCCATTTAGGATTATCTAAATCGATGGTAAGTAGTAAGGTAGCCTCTCTAGAAGGGCGCCTTGGAAGGAAGTTGCTGTTTCGCTCTACTCGAGATGTAACATTAACTCCGGAAGGAGAGATCTATTTTGAATCATGCCGAGTTTTATTTGCAGCTTCGCAAAAATTGCAACTGAGTGAAACGGGTATTCAATCAGGACTTGCTGGAAATTTTACAATTTCAGCACCGACTGACTTTATGAGTCTAATGCTCATTCCGCTTTTGCATAAATTTCAACTGATGCATCCGAAGATTCGCTTCAATCTTGTATCTGCCGATCAAGTCATGAATTTAGAAAAAAATAAAATTGATCTTGCGATTCGCGCAGGAGCAGATGGAGATAATCATTTATTCCGTACTCCTTTTATGAAAGTCAACCTGGGGCTTTATTGCAAACCCTCACTGCTTGTTGGAAAGAAATCAGAAAAAGACTATTTGGATCTTATTAAGAAAGAAGGTGTATTGGCATTTAGGCCTGGACGAGAAAGTTCATTTCAGTTAAATGGAAAAACTGAAAATGTTCAATTGCAAAGTAGATTTCAAGTTCATGATGTCTTATCGCTTAAGAGTTTAGTTATGGCGGGATCAGGGATTGGAATTTTGCCTGAATTCTCTATTACGAATGAAGTTCAATCAGGAGAACTAGTTCAAATTCTACCTAAGGCACAATTTAAAGTTATTCCTTTTGTTTTCTTATCTGGTTCTAAAAGAAAAGAAGATGAGAGACTAAACAGTGTTATTGAGTTTTTAATTCAAGAAGTAACAAAATAA
- a CDS encoding class I SAM-dependent methyltransferase, with translation MNNLIDELTPEEIAAGDVAITSELVPWHFPMMNDNVRNDAYEKALKAALKNGGTVLDIGSGSGLLSMMAARHGASHITTCDFVEMVAEKAKIITARNGFADKIQVINKLSTTLVPGTDFPERADILVTEIFDNGLLGEHALVAIEHARKHLLKPNAQLIPCGARVYAMCIESSEIYKNHRVETISGFDLSAFNQFSSYEYSGYHIEKSEHKALSKIASIFEFDFLKDTKDESVEITFEVTESGLCHAVVYWYELQLDKDTIISTAPYLPQLSCWKQAVQLLPKPMNLTKGETLKLVAHHDNEAIWFNRL, from the coding sequence ATGAACAATTTAATCGATGAACTTACTCCAGAAGAAATAGCTGCAGGCGACGTAGCCATAACATCAGAGCTTGTTCCATGGCATTTTCCCATGATGAACGACAATGTTCGTAATGATGCTTATGAGAAGGCGCTTAAGGCCGCTTTGAAGAATGGTGGAACTGTTCTTGATATTGGGTCAGGGTCTGGATTGCTTTCGATGATGGCCGCTCGTCATGGGGCTTCACACATCACGACATGTGACTTTGTAGAGATGGTTGCAGAGAAAGCTAAAATTATCACAGCTCGCAATGGGTTTGCAGATAAGATCCAGGTTATTAATAAACTTTCGACAACCCTTGTTCCTGGAACTGATTTTCCAGAGCGTGCTGATATTTTAGTTACTGAGATATTTGATAATGGTCTGTTGGGTGAGCATGCACTTGTGGCCATTGAGCATGCGAGAAAACATTTATTGAAACCGAATGCGCAGCTAATCCCTTGTGGTGCTCGTGTATATGCGATGTGCATTGAATCGAGTGAGATTTATAAGAATCATCGTGTGGAAACAATATCAGGGTTTGATTTGTCCGCTTTTAATCAATTCTCATCTTACGAATATAGTGGATACCATATTGAGAAGTCGGAGCATAAGGCCCTAAGTAAGATTGCTTCTATCTTTGAATTTGATTTTCTAAAAGATACTAAAGATGAATCTGTTGAGATTACGTTTGAAGTAACTGAGTCAGGTCTTTGTCATGCAGTTGTTTACTGGTATGAGTTGCAGCTTGATAAAGATACAATCATTAGTACAGCTCCTTACCTTCCGCAATTGTCTTGCTGGAAGCAGGCCGTACAGCTGTTACCGAAACCTATGAACCTTACTAAAGGTGAGACTTTAAAATTAGTCGCTCATCACGATAATGAAGCTATCTGGTTTAATCGTTTGTAG